The Episyrphus balteatus chromosome 4, idEpiBalt1.1, whole genome shotgun sequence genome includes a window with the following:
- the LOC129920117 gene encoding uncharacterized protein LOC129920117 isoform X2, whose amino-acid sequence MNILLLILWGQVTFAISNTPQSRVVYMRPPNERGPTTWQSGLKCLQAIGSAFLARTRQRVKLNMIITHSTNLTTPAAQIQEQYLIMKNEAVNPGSTNKLLGSYLMSVISDAQPLPKQVFLSDYIVYTDSYVIVVDCLDQIYTLFEDYISRMQSWNPGAKFLILYNHLDDRNRGLEVANEIFDLLLNYFYVNTISLLYAVNNTGYDYYILDNFNRESCRSVNSKKIGTCDMGVIPNEFYVRRSIYNLVRKSSIENCTFYMCAAINAPFIEEHCTSGLEMNLIQMIEQELGFQLNVTCENSQRGVRQNDDETREDFWATDSYLYDSHTWFIAAAEPRPPWKALFFIYQPNMWLCIGIVLLITWFFWLTFGCTLPEKEAHKSNTLTAINSWGVTLGIPVYEHPECHTSRIFFIGLCLYGMNVTSVYTSKLIAVFANPGHEHQISTIEEVIHEGIPYGGPAENRDWFENPDDIEIYTGYNDSDNFIPRTHNLGAVLTGERVILANRMFMLRNRNLNRLYGFPTNVFASSVEIIAKRGFPFLKRFNALIRQLKDGGFFRKIDNDFQYRYTVLVKIRESRDDFNESVIVLTIHHLEGAFAFLIFGSLLSCMAFAGEQINYRYFRPWFCKKFNCNNETETEKYHQHRTRKHQQRHRHHQYEHKIRSKDRGVRKTRKQKDVATAAPPTRDEMKTIISVEMEQIRFTPLKRRKIRLV is encoded by the exons ATGAACATACTCCTGCTGATTCTATGGGGGCAAGTTACTTTTGCAATTAGCAATACACCTCAATCCAGAGTAGTCTATATGCGTCCACCTAACGAACGTGGTCCGACTACCTGGCAATCAGGTTTGAAATGTCTTCAAGCCATTGGATCGGCCTTTTTGGCGAGAACAAGGCAACGTGTCAAACTTAATATGATCATTACACATTCCACAAATCTGACCACACCAGCCGCTCAAATTCAGGAACAATACTTGATCATGAAGAACGAAGCAGTTAACCCGGGCTCGACAAATAAGCTTCTCGGTTCGTATCTCATGAGTGTAATATCCGATGCCCAACCTCTGCCGAAACAGGTATTCCTATCAGATTATATCGTCTACACGGACTCGTATGTGATAGTTGTGGATTGTTTGGATCAAATTTACACGCTTTTCGAGGACTACATCAGCAGGATGCAGTCATGGAATCCAGGTGCCAAATTTCTAATTCTCTACAACCACCTCGATGACCGGAATAGAGGCTTGGAAGTAGCCAACGAAATCTTTGATTTACTTTTAAACTACTTCTACGTTAATACCATCTCCCTGCTATATGCAGTCAACAATACCGGCTACGATTACTACATCCTTGATAATTTCAACAGAGAATCCTGCCGTAGTGTAAACTCCAAGAAAATCGGAACTTGTGACATGGGAGTTATTCCTAACGAGTTCTATGTGAGACGGTCAATCTACAATCTTGTCCGGAAGTCAAGCATAGAAAACTGCACATTTTACATGTGCGCCGCCATTAATGCACCATTCATCGAGGAACACTGTACCAGTGGACTTGAAATGAATCTCATCCAAATGATTGAGCAAGAATTAGGATTTCAG CTGAACGTTACGTGTGAAAACAGTCAAAGAGGCGTTAGACAGAATG ACGACGAAACTCGTGAAGACTTTTGGGCAACCGATTCCTACCTCTACGATAGTCATACATGGTTCATTGCTGCAGCAGAACCTCGACCGCCCTGGAAGGCACTCTTTTTCATCTACCAGCCGAACATGTGGCTTTGCATAGGCATCGTCCTCCTAATCACATGGTTCTTTTGGCTGACATTTGGCTGCACCCTGCCAGAGAAGGAAGCCCATAAATCCAACACCCTGACAGCTATTAATTCTTGGGGTGTGACGTTAGGCATCCCCGTTTACGAACATCCCGAATGTCACACGTCTCGGATTTTCTTCATCGGCTTATGCCTCTACGGCATGAACGTGACGAGCGTCTATACCTCCAAACTGATTGCTGTATTTGCCAATCCTGGCCACGAACACCAGATATCCACCATCGAGGAGGTTATCCATGAGGGGATTCCATACG GTGGACCGGCAGAAAATCGTGACTGGTTCGAGAATCCTGACGACATCGAAATCTACACGGGCTATAATGACAGCGATAATTTTATACCGCGAACGCATAATTTGGGTGCGGTGTTGACGGGTGAACGTGTCATATTGGCAAATCGCATGTTCATGCTGCGCAACCGGAACTTAAATCGATTGTATGGGTTTCCGACCAATGTGTTCGCCAGCTCGGTGGAAATTATTGCAAAACGTGGATTTCCGTTTTTGAAACGTTTCAATGCGCTGATACGGCAGTTGAAGGACGGGGGGTTTTTCAGGAAAATTGACAATGATTTTCAGTACCGTTATACAGTGTTGGTGAAGATACGGGAGTCACGGGACGACTTTAATG AATCAGTAATTGTATTGACCATACACCATTTGGAAGGGGCGTTTGCTTTTCTTATTTTCGGTTCTCTACTTAGTTGTATGGCATTTGCCGGAGAGCAAATCAATTACAGATACTTTCGTCCATGGTTCTGCAAGAAATTCAATTGCAATAACGAAACGGAAACTGAAAAGTACCATCAACATCGGACACGAAAGCATCAGCagcgtcatcgtcatcatcagtATGAACATAAAATTCGAAGCAAAGATAGAGGCGTAAGGAAAACACGGAAGCAGAAAGATGTAGCTACTGCAGCACCACCAACAAGGGATGAAATGAAAACCATCATCAGTGTTGAGATGGAACAGATTCGATTCACCCCATTGAAGAGGAGAAAGATTCGATTGGTTTGA
- the LOC129920117 gene encoding uncharacterized protein LOC129920117 isoform X1: MNILLLILWGQVTFAISNTPQSRVVYMRPPNERGPTTWQSGLKCLQAIGSAFLARTRQRVKLNMIITHSTNLTTPAAQIQEQYLIMKNEAVNPGSTNKLLGSYLMSVISDAQPLPKQVFLSDYIVYTDSYVIVVDCLDQIYTLFEDYISRMQSWNPGAKFLILYNHLDDRNRGLEVANEIFDLLLNYFYVNTISLLYAVNNTGYDYYILDNFNRESCRSVNSKKIGTCDMGVIPNEFYVRRSIYNLVRKSSIENCTFYMCAAINAPFIEEHCTSGLEMNLIQMIEQELGFQLNVTCENSQRGVRQNGIWTDLLGRLNNRSCDFIIGGFFSDDETREDFWATDSYLYDSHTWFIAAAEPRPPWKALFFIYQPNMWLCIGIVLLITWFFWLTFGCTLPEKEAHKSNTLTAINSWGVTLGIPVYEHPECHTSRIFFIGLCLYGMNVTSVYTSKLIAVFANPGHEHQISTIEEVIHEGIPYGGPAENRDWFENPDDIEIYTGYNDSDNFIPRTHNLGAVLTGERVILANRMFMLRNRNLNRLYGFPTNVFASSVEIIAKRGFPFLKRFNALIRQLKDGGFFRKIDNDFQYRYTVLVKIRESRDDFNESVIVLTIHHLEGAFAFLIFGSLLSCMAFAGEQINYRYFRPWFCKKFNCNNETETEKYHQHRTRKHQQRHRHHQYEHKIRSKDRGVRKTRKQKDVATAAPPTRDEMKTIISVEMEQIRFTPLKRRKIRLV, from the exons ATGAACATACTCCTGCTGATTCTATGGGGGCAAGTTACTTTTGCAATTAGCAATACACCTCAATCCAGAGTAGTCTATATGCGTCCACCTAACGAACGTGGTCCGACTACCTGGCAATCAGGTTTGAAATGTCTTCAAGCCATTGGATCGGCCTTTTTGGCGAGAACAAGGCAACGTGTCAAACTTAATATGATCATTACACATTCCACAAATCTGACCACACCAGCCGCTCAAATTCAGGAACAATACTTGATCATGAAGAACGAAGCAGTTAACCCGGGCTCGACAAATAAGCTTCTCGGTTCGTATCTCATGAGTGTAATATCCGATGCCCAACCTCTGCCGAAACAGGTATTCCTATCAGATTATATCGTCTACACGGACTCGTATGTGATAGTTGTGGATTGTTTGGATCAAATTTACACGCTTTTCGAGGACTACATCAGCAGGATGCAGTCATGGAATCCAGGTGCCAAATTTCTAATTCTCTACAACCACCTCGATGACCGGAATAGAGGCTTGGAAGTAGCCAACGAAATCTTTGATTTACTTTTAAACTACTTCTACGTTAATACCATCTCCCTGCTATATGCAGTCAACAATACCGGCTACGATTACTACATCCTTGATAATTTCAACAGAGAATCCTGCCGTAGTGTAAACTCCAAGAAAATCGGAACTTGTGACATGGGAGTTATTCCTAACGAGTTCTATGTGAGACGGTCAATCTACAATCTTGTCCGGAAGTCAAGCATAGAAAACTGCACATTTTACATGTGCGCCGCCATTAATGCACCATTCATCGAGGAACACTGTACCAGTGGACTTGAAATGAATCTCATCCAAATGATTGAGCAAGAATTAGGATTTCAG CTGAACGTTACGTGTGAAAACAGTCAAAGAGGCGTTAGACAGAATGGTATTTGGACCGACTTACTGGGTCGTTTGAATAACCGCAGCTGTGACTTCATCATTGGGGGCTTCTTTTCAGACGACGAAACTCGTGAAGACTTTTGGGCAACCGATTCCTACCTCTACGATAGTCATACATGGTTCATTGCTGCAGCAGAACCTCGACCGCCCTGGAAGGCACTCTTTTTCATCTACCAGCCGAACATGTGGCTTTGCATAGGCATCGTCCTCCTAATCACATGGTTCTTTTGGCTGACATTTGGCTGCACCCTGCCAGAGAAGGAAGCCCATAAATCCAACACCCTGACAGCTATTAATTCTTGGGGTGTGACGTTAGGCATCCCCGTTTACGAACATCCCGAATGTCACACGTCTCGGATTTTCTTCATCGGCTTATGCCTCTACGGCATGAACGTGACGAGCGTCTATACCTCCAAACTGATTGCTGTATTTGCCAATCCTGGCCACGAACACCAGATATCCACCATCGAGGAGGTTATCCATGAGGGGATTCCATACG GTGGACCGGCAGAAAATCGTGACTGGTTCGAGAATCCTGACGACATCGAAATCTACACGGGCTATAATGACAGCGATAATTTTATACCGCGAACGCATAATTTGGGTGCGGTGTTGACGGGTGAACGTGTCATATTGGCAAATCGCATGTTCATGCTGCGCAACCGGAACTTAAATCGATTGTATGGGTTTCCGACCAATGTGTTCGCCAGCTCGGTGGAAATTATTGCAAAACGTGGATTTCCGTTTTTGAAACGTTTCAATGCGCTGATACGGCAGTTGAAGGACGGGGGGTTTTTCAGGAAAATTGACAATGATTTTCAGTACCGTTATACAGTGTTGGTGAAGATACGGGAGTCACGGGACGACTTTAATG AATCAGTAATTGTATTGACCATACACCATTTGGAAGGGGCGTTTGCTTTTCTTATTTTCGGTTCTCTACTTAGTTGTATGGCATTTGCCGGAGAGCAAATCAATTACAGATACTTTCGTCCATGGTTCTGCAAGAAATTCAATTGCAATAACGAAACGGAAACTGAAAAGTACCATCAACATCGGACACGAAAGCATCAGCagcgtcatcgtcatcatcagtATGAACATAAAATTCGAAGCAAAGATAGAGGCGTAAGGAAAACACGGAAGCAGAAAGATGTAGCTACTGCAGCACCACCAACAAGGGATGAAATGAAAACCATCATCAGTGTTGAGATGGAACAGATTCGATTCACCCCATTGAAGAGGAGAAAGATTCGATTGGTTTGA